One window of Magallana gigas chromosome 2, xbMagGiga1.1, whole genome shotgun sequence genomic DNA carries:
- the LOC105332823 gene encoding uncharacterized protein has protein sequence MRGTDKVHEHGATMIIDTTKDIYQIVIVSKSSSSKLNVQTVEGKTTSKGSCVNERGECCTNFHLINGTCAACPPGTYGDNCSTACPNQHYGENCGLKCNCGPDEECHTLHGCRSITTTPISQTTTKSFLDEEKTSLSTTEVSNTSLQSSSQANIEKITKGNTKSTHKVSILSTTGTGPTLGGGDSSTTRVIIITGSVLSLFLIIIIVNQIHEKLKKRRTEKVYSNRNQGSSNMIEEETYVDINESGMLGYTSRYDKIKSQSSVVQRGKGDTGTLTIEANVSPPILPSRMDNDTNSDSSQVITEHHTEYLDVVHQGPTGNPDNAYVDPVTSKKNNAYTEVVGTPPDDQVHGEHADNNSRGAYQEIDEEVFDEGHSIHRDGYLQVVH, from the exons ATGAGGGGAACCGACAAAGTCCATGAACACGGAGCCACCATGATTATTGATACTACCAAA GATATATATCAGATTGTGATTGTTTCCAAAA GTTCGTCGTCAAAACTGAATGTGCAAACAGTGGAGGGAA AAACGACAAGTAAAGGATCCTGTGTAAACGAACG gggCGAATGCTGCACCAACTTCCATCTTATCAACGGAACATGCGCTG CATGTCCTCCAGGAACTTACGGAGATAATTGTTCCACCGCATGTCCAAATCAACATTATGGAGAAAACTGTGGTCTCAAATGTAATTGTGGGCCTGATGAAGAGTGTCACACTTTACACGGCTGTAGAAGTATAACCACTA CACCCATCAGCCAAACAACAACTAAATCATTCCTCGACGAAGAGAAAACTTCATTATCCACCACTGAAGTGTCAAATACTTCTTTACAGAGTTCATCTCAAGctaatatagaaaaaataacaaagggTAATACCAAATCTACACACAAAGTAAGTATCCTCTCCACGACTGGGACCGGACCTACCCTCGGGGGTGGAGACTCTAGTACCACCCGTGTTATCATTATTACAGGGTCCGTGTTATCTTTGTTCTTAATCATAATAATAGTCAACCAGATTCACGAGAAATTGAAGAAGCGTCGGACAGAAAAAGTTTACAGTAATCGTAATCAGGGTTCATCAAATATGATAGAAGAAGAAACGTATGTCGATATCAACGAGTCTGGCATGCTGGGATATACTTCCAGATACGACAAAATTAAGTCTCAGTCTTCAGTCGTGCAACGTGGTAAAGGAGATACCGGTACTCTGACAATTGAAGCAAATGTTTCGCCACCAATACTTCCATCTCGAATGGACAACGATACAAACTCTGATTCAAGTCAAGTAATTACTGAGCACCACACAGAGTATTTAGATGTCGTACATCAAGGACCAACTGGGAACCCAGACAATGCCTACGTGGACCCAGTGACCAGCAAAAAGAACAATGCCTATACAGAGGTGGTAGGTACACCGCCAGATGATCAAGTGCATGGGGAACATGCAGACAACAATTCAAGAGGGGCATATCAGGAAATTGATGAAGAGGTATTTGATGAAGGACATAGCATACATAGAGATGGTTATCTTCAAGTAGTTCATTAG
- the LOC117681733 gene encoding uncharacterized protein has translation MTKRSSSMLKTNTKTGTAGSFSSTYLALTSLEATPMPGSTGVPPEHTSQTSVIIIVGGLVCSFLIFILGIQIHSKFLKRKNASRRKIGENLINLYEMEDVYNHIEDGHVSMVSDKYDVVANQNDAESSTSSNISPKFDKPNKNLALTCVYSKTTRDGNICHSPTQSQDNLYIDPVAELCNGYTDLVASPPRNEMQEETGENNPKEAFQKVDSSLVNEEQNIQKDNYLDVVQQ, from the coding sequence ATGACAAAACGGTCTTCCTCAATGCTAAAAACCAACACCAAAACGGGGACTGCCGGATCGTTCAGTTCTACATACCTGGCTCTGACGTCTCTAGAGGCAACTCCAATGCCTGGTTCTACGGGCGTTCCCCCAGAGCATACGTCACAGACGTCTGTCATTATCATCGTCGGAGGTCTTGTATGTTCCTTTCTCATTTTCATACTAGGCATCCAAATCCACAGCAAATTTCTGAAACGGAAAAACGCATCTAGGCGAAAAATTGGTGAAAATCTTATCAACCTCTACGAAATGGAAGATGTCTACAACCACATTGAAGACGGTCATGTCTCAATGGTCTCAGATAAGTACGATGTTGTTGCAAATCAGAATGATGCAGAGAGCTCGACTTCTTCCAACATCAGTCCAAAATTTGACAAACCTAATAAAAACCTTGCTCTAACCTGCGTTTATTCAAAGACAACAAGGGATGGTAATATTTGTCATAGCCCTACCCAGAGCCAAGATAATTTGTACATTGATCCAGTAGCCGAACTGTGTAATGGTTACACAGATCTTGTAGCATCGCCACCAAGAAATGAAATGCAGGAAGAGACGGGTGAAAATAATCCAAAGGAAGCTTTCCAGAAAGTGGATTCAAGTCTGGTTAATGAAGAGCAAAACATACAAAAAGACAATTATCTCGATGTAGTACAACAATAA
- the LOC105332821 gene encoding uncharacterized protein, whose protein sequence is MTVKIGVCSYKNDKPVCCTYYHLKDGICTESTNQSTAQKSEQSVQPTILTTIATTEPRLVMTKRSSSMLKTNTKTGTAGSFSSTHLALTSLEATPMPGSTGVPPEHTSQTSVIIIVGGLICSFLIFILGIQIHSNFLKRKNASRRKIGENLFNLYEMEDVYNHIEDGHVSMTSDKYDVVANQNDAESSTSSNISPKFDKPNKNLAPTCVYSKTTRDGNICHSPTQSQDNLYIDPVAKLCNGYTDLVASPPRNEMQEETGENNPKEAFQKVDSSLVNEEQNIQKDNYLDVVQQ, encoded by the exons ATGACCGTCAAAATAGGCGTATGTTCTTACAAAAA tGATAAGCCTGTGTGCTGCACATATTACCATCTAAAAGACGGAATATGTACAG AATCAACAAATCAGTCTACAGCACAGAAATCTGAACAGTCAGTACAGCCAACGATACTAACAACAATAGCAACAACAGAACCTCGACTCGTGATGACAAAACGGTCTTCCTCAATGCTAAAAACCAACACCAAAACGGGGACTGCCGGATCGTTCAGTTCTACACACCTGGCTCTGACGTCTCTAGAGGCAACTCCAATGCCTGGTTCTACGGGCGTTCCCCCAGAGCATACGTCACAGACGTCTGTCATTATCATCGTCGGAGGTCTAATATGTTCCTTTCTCATTTTCATACTAGGCATCCAAATCCACAGCAATTTTCTGAAACGGAAAAACGCATCTAGGCGAAAAATTGGTGAAAATCTTTTCAACCTCTACGAAATGGAAGATGTCTACAACCACATTGAAGACGGTCATGTCTCAATGACCTCAGATAAGTACGATGTTGTTGCAAATCAGAATGATGCAGAGAGCTCGACTTCTTCCAACATCAGTCCAAAATTTGACAAACCTAATAAAAACCTTGCTCCAACCTGCGTTTATTCAAAGACAACAAGGGATGGTAATATTTGTCATAGCCCTACCCAGAGCCAAGATAATTTATACATTGATCCAGTAGCCAAACTGTGTAATGGTTACACAGATCTTGTAGCATCACCACCAAGAAATGAAATGCAGGAAGAGACGGGTGAAAATAATCCAA